GCAGGCAGTTCCAGGCAAAGACCGATGGCGTCGCAGAGGTCTTCCACATCAAGCAGTTGGTAGCGATTGCGCCCATTGCCGATCATCGGAAATCCCTTTGCGTCTTTTGCCCAGTCATAGAGCAGCGCGAAGACGCCCAGCCTTTCGGGCCCGATGAAGCTCTTGGGGCGAATCACGGGCACGCAGAGCCCGCGCTCACGAGCTTCGAGACAGAGATCCTCCGCACGCACCTTGGCTTCCCCGTAAGGCCCGACACCCACTCGCAGGTCATCCTCATTGAGAGGATGGTGATCCGGGATGCCATAGACGGCCGTGGAGGAAATGTGCAGCACGCGCTCGATGCCTGCGGCCTCGGAAAGCTCCAGAACATTGCGCGTACCGTCCAGATCCGTGGAGAAGATGTCTTCTGCGCGATAGAGCGGAAGAGCTGCGGCCGTGTGAACCACGAGATCCTGTCCCTCCAGTGCGGTGGCCAGGGCATCGCGGTCACGGATGTCGCCGACGAACTCCCGGATCTGCTCCCGCTCCGGGTAATCAAAAGAGGCGAGGTCATAGCTGCTAACCTCGTAGCCACGCTCAAGCAACCAGCGAACAAGATTGATGCCCAGAAAGCCGGCGCCCCCGGTTACAAATACCTTCTTTGCGGGATCAGACAATGTGAACTCTCTCGCGTAAAACAATAGCCGCCCTTTTTCCCCGAAGCGCTTCGAGCAACCCTGCCTTGGCCACATTGCGCAAGTGCTTTCCCGGGTACTTGTAGGGCATCTTCAGTCCCTTGTGAAGATGCATGGCCGAAAAGACTTCCTGATCTTGCATGGACATGAAAACCAGAATGCGGATGGCGTACTCGCTGGTCTTGTATAGACTCATCCCAAGCTCCCAGATGATAATATGCCTGCAAGGGGGATGTTTAGCAAGCAGAAGAGAGGGCTTGAATTCGACGGGAAGATCCTCATCATGGAAGAAGGGAGAACCATGTCCACAAGACTTGAAAATCTGCCGATCATCTTCTTCGGCTCCGTCATGGGTCTTGCGGGTCTTTCCATCGCATGGCTGAGACCCACGGAGAGATTTGCGTGGAGGAACTTCCCGAGCCCTGAACGCCGGAGATTTCAATGAGCCAGAATCTGATCGAGAAAATCGCTGAACGCTTTGCCGTGGACCTTGATGAAGGTCATCGGGTGCGAAGCGGAGACTTCCTGTCCATTCGCCCGGCGCACATTCTGACCCACGACAATACCGGGGCCGTGATTCCCAAGTTCCGGTCGATTGGCGCAAGGGCCGTGGCCAGTCCCGGGCAGCCGGTCTATGCCCTCGATCACAATGTGCAGGACCGAAGCGAGAAGAATCTGAAAAAGTACGCGGGCATCGAGTCCTTTGCCGCCGAAATGGGCGTGGACTTCTACCCTGCGGGTCGAGGGATTGGGCATCAGGTGATGTGCGAGGAAGGTTATGCCTGGCCGGGAACGATGGTCGTGGCCAGCGATTCCCATTCCAATATGTATGGCGGCCTGGCGTGTTTGGGAACACCGATCGTGCGCACCGATGCGGCGGCCATCTGGGCGACAGGCCGCACCTGGTGGCAGGTGCCCCCGGTGGCTCGCGTCACTCTGGAAGGCGCGCTTCGCCCGGGCGTTACCGGCAAGGATGTGATTCTCTCCCTGACCGGTTTCTTCAATGAAGACCAGGTGCTGAACCATGCTCTCGAGTTTGCGGGCGATGGCCTGGCCTCTCTCTCTGTGGACGCGCGTCTTGCGATTGCAAACATGACTACCGAGTGGGGAGCGCTTGCGGGCGTTTTCCCGGTCGATGCCATTACGATCGAGTGGCTGAGAAACAGGTCCTCCGAGATTGCCCGTCGCGGCCCCGCAGGAGTGCCTTCGGACTCCGGCTCCTGTCACCCCCGAATGAACGAAGGGCGCATTGCCGCACTGGAATCCGAGTCTCTCCTGCCGGATGCGGATGCTTGGTATGCAAAAGAAGTGCGGCTGGATCTTTCGAGCGTTGTGCCGCAGGTTTCCGGCCCTCACAACCTGAAGACTTCGGTCTCCGCCCTTCAAATGGCGGAACGGGAACTTGCTGTTCAGAAAGCTTACCTGGTCAGTTGTGTGAATTCGCGTGTGGAGGATCTGGCGGAAGCTGCGGCCGTGATGAAAGGTCGAAAGGTGGCCGAAGGCGTGGAGTTCTATGTGGCTGCCGCTTCCGAGGAGGTGCAGGCGGAAAGCGAGTCCCGGGGCGACTGGCAGACCTTGCTCGATGCCGGCGCGATTTCCCTTTCTCCCGGATGCGGACCCTGCATCGGACTGGGAGTCGGGCTTCTGGAAGACGGTGAGGTGGGAATCAGTGCAACGAACCGCAACTTCCGGGGTCGCATGGGTTCTGCAAACTCCGAAGCCTACCTGGCTTCGCCGGCCGTGGTGGCAGCGAGTGCCCTCGCCGGGAAGATCACTTTTCCCGAGGCCTGGAACTTTGAAGAAGCTCCCTTGAATGCGGACATCCGTGAAAGCGAGAAGCCCCCGACAGAAGCAGCGTCGGTGCAGATTCTCGATGGCTTTCCGGAAGTTCTCGATGGCGAGCTTCTCTTCTGCCACGAAGACAATCTGAACACCGATGGCATCTACCCCGGAAAGTACACCTACCAGGATGACATCACGGCGGAAGAGCAGGCTCGTGTGGCTATGGAGAACTACGACCCCGAGTTCCAGAATCTTGCTCGCGAAGGGGATTTTCTGGTGGGAGGTTTCAACTTCGGCACGGGTTCCAGCCGCGAGCAGGCCGCCACGGCACTGAAACACCGGGGTCTGCGCCTGCTGCTGGCCGGCTCATTCAGTGAAACCTACAAGCGCAATGCCCTGAACAACGGTTTTCTCGTTCTGGAAGCCCCGGAGCTGAGCCGTGATCTGAAGGAGCGATTCGGTACGGATGCACTTACCTGTCGCAGTGGCATGAAAGCGCGACTGGACTTCCGTCAGGCCTCGCTCAGTGTGGAGGGCAAGGACTATGCGCTGAGCCCCGTGGGAGCCGCGGCCCAGGAACTGGTTCTCTGCGGTGGCCTGGAGAACTGGGTAAAGGACAGGCTCTAGGCTTTTTGTGCTATAGTCGGACTATGAAGACCTTTCTTCTCCTGTCCTTTTTCGGAGCCTCATCGCTTCTTGCCACAGACTGCATCAATGACTGGATCTCTCTGTCTCTGGACCCTGCGGCCACGGAGTGCCAGACTCCGATCATTCCCTTTCTGAGCTA
The sequence above is drawn from the Candidatus Krumholzibacteriia bacterium genome and encodes:
- a CDS encoding NAD-dependent epimerase/dehydratase family protein is translated as MSDPAKKVFVTGGAGFLGINLVRWLLERGYEVSSYDLASFDYPEREQIREFVGDIRDRDALATALEGQDLVVHTAAALPLYRAEDIFSTDLDGTRNVLELSEAAGIERVLHISSTAVYGIPDHHPLNEDDLRVGVGPYGEAKVRAEDLCLEARERGLCVPVIRPKSFIGPERLGVFALLYDWAKDAKGFPMIGNGRNRYQLLDVEDLCDAIGLCLELPADTVNDTFNIGAREFTTMGEDWQAVLDEAGFGKKVRGFPAAPLIWTLRILEALKLSPLYKWVYETAAKDSFVSIEKAERVLGYDPKFSNKDALVRNYRWYLENLDAFETSRGVSHRVPWRQGILKLAKIFF
- the lysF gene encoding homoaconitase; the encoded protein is MSQNLIEKIAERFAVDLDEGHRVRSGDFLSIRPAHILTHDNTGAVIPKFRSIGARAVASPGQPVYALDHNVQDRSEKNLKKYAGIESFAAEMGVDFYPAGRGIGHQVMCEEGYAWPGTMVVASDSHSNMYGGLACLGTPIVRTDAAAIWATGRTWWQVPPVARVTLEGALRPGVTGKDVILSLTGFFNEDQVLNHALEFAGDGLASLSVDARLAIANMTTEWGALAGVFPVDAITIEWLRNRSSEIARRGPAGVPSDSGSCHPRMNEGRIAALESESLLPDADAWYAKEVRLDLSSVVPQVSGPHNLKTSVSALQMAERELAVQKAYLVSCVNSRVEDLAEAAAVMKGRKVAEGVEFYVAAASEEVQAESESRGDWQTLLDAGAISLSPGCGPCIGLGVGLLEDGEVGISATNRNFRGRMGSANSEAYLASPAVVAASALAGKITFPEAWNFEEAPLNADIRESEKPPTEAASVQILDGFPEVLDGELLFCHEDNLNTDGIYPGKYTYQDDITAEEQARVAMENYDPEFQNLAREGDFLVGGFNFGTGSSREQAATALKHRGLRLLLAGSFSETYKRNALNNGFLVLEAPELSRDLKERFGTDALTCRSGMKARLDFRQASLSVEGKDYALSPVGAAAQELVLCGGLENWVKDRL
- a CDS encoding Rrf2 family transcriptional regulator, which encodes MSLYKTSEYAIRILVFMSMQDQEVFSAMHLHKGLKMPYKYPGKHLRNVAKAGLLEALRGKRAAIVLRERVHIV